The Thermococcus celericrescens genomic interval GAAGGTGAAGTTCAAAGGCAAAGCCTTCGGGAACATCGTGAGGATGGAGTTCGACATTCTCACGCTCAGCGAGCTTAAAATAGACGACCTGCGAGACTTTGACGTTGATTCCATCAAGATAGAGCTCAAGCCCACCTCATCCGGCATACGGGTCACCGGCATATGGGAGGGCACCGTCGAGGAAGCCGGAGAGGGAATAAAGAAGGCCCTCCTTGAGAGCTACAAACTCCGTGAGAGGATTCTCAACAGGATAAAGAGCAAGACGGAGGCAATAAGGAGCACCATGCGCCAGCTCGGCTTCACGGAGGAAGTGGAGGGCTACGGGAGTGCGCTGCGCTTCGTCAAGAAGGTCGGCGCCTACGACATAGTCGTCGTCGCCTCAACGACGGACGACGTGGTCCGCGTCGAGGTCTACGGCAACGACAAGAAGATCATCAGCCCGGAGCTGGAGAGCATCTTTGAGGACGTCGAGGTGGAGGAGCTGGAGATATACGACTTCGAGGATGACAAGGAGGAGCGGCTCGTTATAAACCTCGAAATACCGAAGAACGAAGAAAAGCCCGAGAGAAAGATAATGGAAGCCATCAGGATGATAGAAAGCATGCTGATGGCCTGATCACTTGTATCTGCTGTCCAGCTGAAGCTGCTTCAGCTTTGCCGTTATTCCCCTTGTCGGCGCCCTGTCTTCACTTATTATTTTCCCAGTTCTTGTGTCTATTCTCGCGTAGTAGAGGGTCTCCTTCCCTGCCACCTTGATGTGGACGTAGCCCCTCTCCTCGTAGAGGACGAGGCGCTCCACCGCTGGCCGTTCTTCCTTGTATTTCTCCCTCACATGCGCGAGGTATGACTCCTTTATAGCCATCTCCGTGAAGCGGACGTCGCTCTTCAGAACCTCTCCCGTGGTTCTGTGAAGGACGAACCTTCCAACCTTCGTTCTTCCGGCGAATTCGACCTCCCAGTTCTCGTTGAGCGTTACGGATCTTACCACGGCCTCCTCGTCTATCTCCTTCGCGGCCTCGGCGGCCATCCTTTCGGCAAGGTCCCTTCTCAGAACACGGTCCGCCTCCTCGATGAGCTTGCCGTCCCTGCTGATCCTGACGGTTACCATGTGACGGTCGTTCTCGGCGGTAACGGTGTATTCGGTTTCGGTACCCTCAACGGATTTTATCTCAAAGTCAGGATACTTCTCAGAGACTATCTCCTTCGCCCTGTCGGGCGTCACCTCGACGAGGTAGTCGAGGACGTCCCCTGTCGAGCCGTCCACCTTCACGATGGCCTTTCCATCGGCGCTCTCAAGAACCAGCTCCAGGTATTTGTGCTCCAGCACACGGTATGATTCCATGACCAGACCCCTCAGCGGAAAGTTGCCCTCTATGACAGTCCTGGCGTTTTCGAAGGCGTCTTCGGGTGATGGGAGCCTCCTGGCCTCCTCGTAGCTGCCGTCGGTGAGATCGACGCTGACAACGACCACACCTGCATCAAGGAGTATGTCCGCGATGGCGGCTTTCTTGCCCTTCTCGAGGTTGATGATCCTGCCCTGAGGATAGGCGTTTCTCAGGAGTTCACTGAGGGCATCGTCGCTCATGAGAACCTCCATCCCAAGAAGCCTGCCGGTGTAGCCGTTGAACTGAGCCTCAAATGAGAAGCGCCCCGTCTTCCCCGATATCTTGACCTTTCCGTTTGTCCTCTTGAGCTCGTACTCGCTGATTTCCTCCCCCGTCTGCTTCCAAACGATGTCTCGGACCCTCTCAACGAAGTAGTCACCAGGCAGGGGGTTCATCTCGAAGGTTACCTCTCCGCGCTCCAGATCGACCCTGGCCCCGGCCAGGTTTTCACCCGCCCGG includes:
- a CDS encoding restriction endonuclease, which gives rise to MPWTADLIRLAPRETLVGDVIELLKRMGFRDYERVAGRKEWGIDVVAIRDDPIAGIEKVVLAIHPKGLASSRDVNVFADLVNKYKADKGILISPAGFTKDAKVLISREHRGRVVPWDGEKLASLFNNYRMEPPADLVEQLKAETEAGEEKGPLEEFELDAPLLHDFSPEAVLRKVASFAASKYPVKPEEVKLESIAVSLSSAYIFSWSVEGDGEKDRAVVFSEDRIVLRATQDKNLSVPVTKALLNDGSIIHATEREVEVPLSPSEAVFVLKAVAAKELGVPEGRVTIHERKKVYVPKEARLEVRAGENLAGARVDLERGEVTFEMNPLPGDYFVERVRDIVWKQTGEEISEYELKRTNGKVKISGKTGRFSFEAQFNGYTGRLLGMEVLMSDDALSELLRNAYPQGRIINLEKGKKAAIADILLDAGVVVVSVDLTDGSYEEARRLPSPEDAFENARTVIEGNFPLRGLVMESYRVLEHKYLELVLESADGKAIVKVDGSTGDVLDYLVEVTPDRAKEIVSEKYPDFEIKSVEGTETEYTVTAENDRHMVTVRISRDGKLIEEADRVLRRDLAERMAAEAAKEIDEEAVVRSVTLNENWEVEFAGRTKVGRFVLHRTTGEVLKSDVRFTEMAIKESYLAHVREKYKEERPAVERLVLYEERGYVHIKVAGKETLYYARIDTRTGKIISEDRAPTRGITAKLKQLQLDSRYK